AGTCCTTATGAAGTGTCACCAAATACACAGCAGACACAGAAGAGGTGGGAGGGGGTAGGTCTAACAGGAAGGGCTCAATAACCAGAATAGTTCAGGAAAAGCCCAGATATTAATCTCAGCTCTGCTGACATTCTAAAAAGGAGCTAGCACCCCAGGGTGCCGCTGAGGATTCTTCCTTTCTCTAGAGACTACTCTGCTCTGAGCTAACCTCCCCATTTTCTGCCCTTGGCAGCATCTATTTATTGCTACATTGTCAAGGAGGAACAATTGCCCCACAATGCTTCTCCCTGCCAATCTGGTTCTCTTGGGGAAACCTCAGAGTGGGGGAGAAAAAGGAGGACAAAGAGGAGAAAGTTTTTTAGGGTCTCCCTTCCCATAAGAAGGCAAGGTAGACTCCTCTCAGAGCCCTTAAGGCCCTAATCCCAGGGTCTGTTCCTTAGCCCACCCTTTACCATCCCCCCCCAAAATATCCCTGATAGGGAGTGAGAAAAGTAGGAGGTAAAAGAGCCAATAAGGAAAGGACATGTGGAAAGAAAgatggaaggggaaggaagggaagagaaaaggagagagagaaggaccaAGAGTTACAACTTGTGAGGTGTTGtgtttggtttttacttttttttttctttaaacatagaaaaacagCCTTTGGTTTGAATCTCAAGGAAGCAGAGAGTGGGATGGCTGTGGCCTTGGGCAGAAAACTCTTGTAGAAAGAAACCTCCACTTGCAGTGGAGTTGTATCTCCTTCTGCCCCTTCTCACTAATCCTAGGTTACTCAAATAGCCAGGGGTCTCTGCAGTAGCCAGCAGTCCCCCCTCCTACCCTGTGTCTGGGAGCTGAGTGTAGAAGGGGGTAGTAAAGGATGACCCCAGTTCAGTTGTACCCATCCCAGTCTTGCTGGAACAAGGGTGGAATGGGGTGAAGGGCACGTGCCCGTGCTCATGCTGGGATAATTTTTGGTTATACTGAAAattagaagagagaaaagagatacCCGTTTCTCCCTGCCACTGATCCTAAGAACAGGGCCCAGGAGCCCGGGAATGAGAGGGTGAATCCTGCTGGGAGGGAGCAGCAGAAGGCAGCATGACTGAGGGGCTGAAACAACCCCTTGTCATCAGGCAGCAACCCACTAGTTTCTCATAGGATGGGGACTGAAGGAGCCCCTGAGAGCCTAGGAAGGTCACTATAGTGAAGAAGTTTGAGaggtggaggagaaagagaagaaatttgaCCCACTCCTTTCTCATGCCCTGGTTCCCAATTAGGCACCTGTGGCTCCCAATGTGTCAGAGGCAGAGGGTTGCAGACCTAGCCTTGGCCCCTGAGAATATAAAATTGGGGCACTCTAAGGAGAGAAAAGCCACCACTTAATAGACCGGTAGGTTGAAGGGACTAGAGCGTGTGGAGGGGTAGTTCAAGGAGAGGGACCAGATCTATCACATCCTAGAGGGAGATCCTGAATGTAGGCTTTGAGAACTCATATTACTAGGGGAATATGACCTATTACTAGGGGTATAGGACTCTCAGTCCCACAGTGTCTGGGGAGAATTTCTTCAGTCCCTCCTACTTCCAAATGAGGAAAtaattcttcattcattcaagaataGTGCAAGCTGCCTAAAGTGAGAGGGCACAAGAGGTATGGAGTACCAGGTTGAAGAGTCCCAGAGAGGAGATATAATGCCACAGAGCTAAGGTAGGGCCGGGGGCAGGTATCAGCATCAAAACTGAAGAATTAGATAATGTAAAGGGTGAGGACTTAAAGCAAGAAGCTTGAAGTCTCTTAGTACTAAGAGGAGCTTCCTACCCCTGGGGCTGCTGGAAGATCTAAGAGAGAAAAATTGGCCTAAAGTGGAAAGGAGTTGTGGACAGGAGGGTGGGGGAGTGGCAAGTGACTGatataagttaaaatttaaaaaggcaaaaataaatcaaCTAATTAATAAATAACTCAGTATGCTGGGATGAgagaagataaaaaggaaaaacataagcAAAAGATCTGTTTCATCACAATGCTTAAATTGGTCAGGATAGAGGAAGAGAATAGGTGAGGAGGGGTCAGGGTCAGGTGTGAGGTCAGGTGGCCAGTAGTGAGGGCTACAAAGCAAAACTCCTTGGGAAATGGTGGGGACAGGGATCAATGCCTGTAGTCAGGACAGTGGAGTGGTGGactgaggagagagggagaggttgCTAGCCCACCTTATGCTCCCCCCGGACAATGTGGGAAGAGAATTCGTACCGGTCCTGGCTGTGATAACCACAGATGTTGCACTCAAAAGGGTCTCTGAAGCCATGGCAGCCCATGTGGATAGTGAACATGACGTGGTCCAGGAAGAGGATACGGCAGTGCTCACACTTGAAGGCCTTCACAGGCTCACCACTCTCGCCCACCACCCGAAGCACTTCCTTGGAGGGGCCTGGGGTGCCCCGCAATAACCCCTCCTGTGGCTTGGGGTCCTCTTTGGCATAGGCAGGACTGTGCCGGCCCACCACAATGGTGGgaggtggctggggtgggggacccTGAGGGAGGGATACCACCCCCGCAACCCGATCTTCGTGGTTGCTTTCTGTGTCTGTGGAGTCCTGGCAGCCATTGCTGGGGGATGCCCCAGGGTCAGTCAGGGGGCCTCGGGGCCGGTAGAGGAGGGGACCTCCATCAGCCAGGTCCTCAGGTCCCTCACCTGCTTCTCGGGATCCTGGAAGCTCCAGTCGACCAGGGAGGGGCTGCATCTGGGTGTAGACAGAGCTGATGACAGGCGTGAGTTCTGAGATGCAATTGGTGGGTGGAAGGCGGAGGGGACGCAGATGCTCTGCACCCACAAAGGCCAGGGAACTTCCAAAGCCAGGCTCTAGGCTGTGGTGTGCCACCAACTCCACATCCTTTTCATAGCCACCCGAGTTCACATCATAGGGGAGGTCTGAGAGGCTGAAGCGCATCTGCTTTTCGCCTGTGGAGAAGAGGAACTCAGCAGGGCTGGGTTTGGAGAATTCCTACACTCTCCTCAGGattacttctttgttttcttacctGTGGGGCTGGGTGTAACATTATTTACTACGTGGCATTTACTTTCGCAGGGTCAGGTCCTTTGTGGGACTGCTCCCTGACTCTAGGCTATAATCTTAGAGAAGGACTCAATCCCAGCCCATTGATTTTTAATACTTCATTTTATTACTCTCCATAAAGCTCCAGGTCCTTAGAGAGCTAATGACTAGTGCTGGGGATAGGGGGAACCACATACTTATTTCCTCTCTCTGACTCTCTAAGGGCCCACACAGACTGAAGTTCTTGTTATTCTTAAAAAACTGAGATAgcccgggccgggcgcggtggctcacgcctgtaatcccagcactttgggaggctgaggcgggcagatcatgaggtcaggagattaagaccatcctggctaacacggtgaaaccccgtctctactaaaaatacaaaaaaaaattagccgggcatggtggcaggcgtctgtagtcccagctactcgggaggctgaggcaggagaatggcgtgaacctgggaaacagaggttgcagtgagccgagatcgtgccactgcattctagcctgggcgacagagcaagactccatctcaaaaacaaacaaacaaacaaaaaactgagacAGCCCGATGCCTCGACCCTGTCCCTTACAACCACCACGAGAGTCTTCAGTGCCAACCCTTCTCCACTCTCTTTGAGTACATCCTCCCTCTTTACTTTCCTCCTGTCCTGAGGATAGATTTTCAGTATCAGAGGCCACcagcctgctttctttctttccttttttcttttttcttttgagacggagtcttgctctgttgcccaggatggatggagtgcagtggcgcgatctcggctcactgcaagctccgcctcccgggttcacaccattctcctgcctcagcctcccgagtagctgggactacaggcgcccgccaccacgcccggctaattttttgtatttttagtagagagggggtgtCACTGTGTTaaccgggatggtcttgatctcctgacctcttgatctgcccaccttggcctcccaaagtgctgggattacagacgtgagccactgcacccagcccaccaGACTGCTTTCTTTCCCCAAACCAAATCTCCAGACCACACAGCTCAGATTTATTTGAGCTGTGGCTTAAAGCTGATACGTCTTTCCAACTGGATTCTTACCTACAAACTTCTGGGGTGTGGAACGCTTGCGTTTGGTGAGGCTATTGGCCAGACGATCGATGAAAGTTGGCCGCTCAGAGGATGAGTGCAGCATGGAGTCTGGCACCATCTCCAGGTCACGTATTTCGTCACCTAGTGGGAAGAAGGTGGAGACAGTAGTAGCAGTTGAGTAGGGGTAGCATTGGCCCCACAGCCTTTGCCTGGAGAAAACCAGCAGGTCAGTAGCCAAGGAAGGACATACCAGATGCCTGGGAAACTGGGCTCTGTTTACCCTACCTAAAGCTCACTCCAAGAAAATTTCAGATCATTTGGGGACAATCATACACATCTGGCCCTTGGTTTTATACTTCTTGTGTTCTCTCTCTCCCGTTAGGCCAAGGATATAGACCCAAACTTCCCCTACCTGTCGATCTCCCTAAAGCACCCACCACAGACAAGGCTCTCCACCAACTGGGGTACCTAGAATGGGGTGTTTGGCAGATTTACTGGGGTAATCATCCCCCATTCCACAGACTTCATCCCTCAGTGCGGGAGATACTGGAGTCACCCTTGTCTAGCACTCCCTCTCACCATCCCCTTTTAACTCCCCAGTAGTACATCAATAGCCCTACCTGGTTGGCCAGCCAAAGCTTGGGCTTCAGTGCTGAGACTCTGTAGGTAGTTATGGCACCGCTCCTTGTGCTCCTCCAGGGTACTCTGCTGTTTGTAGCTCCGGCCACAGTAGTTACACTTGTAGGGCTTGCCCACTGTGGGAGAGGAGACTGTGGAGGAGAGTGGAAAGATGGCATCAGAGCTATTTCTCGCTGTGCCCTGGCTCTGCAGATTCAGCCAAGAGCATACACTGGCATGGGAAGGAAAGGATGTTGCTAAATTGAGTTCTTCTACTTGTCTTTCATTTCCCAACTTCAACTGCAACTGCAGACAGATGAACAATATTTGATGATGAAGGATAATGTGCAGTTATGGGGACAAGGGAGACTGGTGGTGGGTTTGTTCAAGATGGCCAAATTGTTGCTCAAAGGAAGTGAGGACCCAGGGACTTTGTAGGGGATCATCCCTAGCAGACAGGCAGGCCCCACTGCAGGATCTCAGAGTCTGGGGCCCAGACTGTGGTTTAACCTTTCCATTTGGCAGGCGGATGTAAGTGCTGTTTATCAGACAAGgggattttttgctttttatgaaCTATCTGCTTTGGTTTGGGGGAAACTGGTGGGCTGGCATGACAGAAATGAGAGCCCTTAGATCTGCCAATGTGGGGAGGGGGCAGTTTTCATTGACCTTTACTTGTATTTTGACCTCCAGCCCTAGCCTGGTTTACTGATtattttgtctctctgtctctctacgCTGAGATACCAAGAGAGGTCTAGAAAGCCCATCACTGATAGAGTAattctgaaaagagaaaaagaataaaagaacagagaagaaaataaagaagagtaaaaaaaagagaacaccaaatttgggtttgtttgtttatgtgctTGTAATAAGGAACAGGTTATAAAGATCTTGTTTCTAccgaagaaaaaaaattggaaaacagaGTGGTACTTCATTTAAAGATAACTCTTAAGAGATATTtgtgagaggagagaaaaaagtgGAGAGAAACAACGTATTGTATATTTGATGTATCTTGCTGCTATTGAGCAGGGAGACAGGAGAAGGTATCTCTAGGAAGCTGGTAATTACTATTCACCCCTAACCTTGCCATGCCAAAGCTGGGCCTTGACTAAATCAATCTACTGGATTTTACTCAGGCTCTGTAAACTCTTGTATTTTAGGGATGAAATGAACACCATGGTCCCTATCCACCCAAAGACCCTTGGGGAAACAGTTTAACATCTGGGAGAGGAATGATCCTCCAAccgctttcttttttttcaaattttaattgataattgatacataataattatacatgtttatgAGATACATATGATATTTTCATACATGTATACGACATGTAATGATCAAGTTGGGGTAACTGgcatatctgtcacctcaaacatttatctttttttcttcttttttttggagacagagtcttagtctgttgcctaggctggagtgcagtggcacgatctcagctcactgcaacctctacctcctgggttcaagagattctcctgcctcagcctcacagtagctgggactacaggcgcccaccaccatgcccagctaattttttgtatttttagtagagacgggtttcaccgtgttagccaggatggtctcgatctcctgacctcatgatctgtctgcctcagcctcccaaaggctaggatgacaggcgtgagccaccgcgcccagcaaacatttatcatttctttgtattgggaacattcaaaataatctcttctagcgattttgaaatatacaataaattattgttaactacagtcattcTACTATGCTGTGGAACACTACAACTTATTCCTCCCATCTAACTGTAatcttgtacccattaaccagccTCTCGCTATCCACCTACTCCCAACCCTTCTCagtcagcctctggtaaccactgttctactgtctacttttttttttttttttttgagacggagtttcacccttgttgcccaggctggagtgcaatggcgcgaccttggcttaccgcaacctctgcctcctgggctcaagcaattctcctgtctcagcctcctgagtagcagggattacaggcatgcgccaccacgcctggctaattttgtatttttagtagaaacagggtttctccatgttggtcaggctggtcttgaactcctgacctcaggtgatctgcccgccttggcctcccaaagtgctgggattacaggcatgagccaccgtgcctggctttttttttttccccaagatggggtctcactctgtcacccagactggagtgcaatgacatgatcacaGGACACtgaagtcttgacctcccaggttcaagtgatcctccctgtctcagcctcctgagtagctgggactacaggtgtgtgccaccacacctggtttttgtttttgtttttgttcttttttgtagtagagacgaagtctcactatgttgctctggctggtctcaaactcctgggctcaagtgatccacccgccttggcttcccaaagtgctgggatgatagacgtgagccactgcatccagcctactccgtgcttctatgagatcaacttttttagctcccacatgagtgagaacatgcatccagtctcttttttcttataataGGGGTTGCAACAGAAAGCACTTCACAGAGATGGGACCTGACAGTATATCTGTGTCTGCTTCTGTTGTTAATAATCTACAGATCAACATCCAAAATCTACCCAGTTCACCTCACTGTGTAGTTGGTAAGAATTCTAGGGGCCAAGCCATCCTTGTTCCAAACCAGCAGGGGGAGCAGCCCCTTTTCTGAGGAAAAGGAGTATGTATTTCTCGCACTGGACCTTGATGGGGTTCCAGCTAGGCTGAAGAATAGCTATGTGACCCGCAACTCATTTTTCCCCCCAACAGCTTCATTTTCCTTGTcaacaaaatggggataatcacaTCTACCTTGGAATTGTTATGAGGATCACATGGAGAAACACAAGTGAAATGCTCTGTAGATATAAAGCATGTATCAACGATGATCTTTCTCCCTGTTTCTCCACATACATAGGATAAAGAGGTCCCAATTACAAGGTGGGAGAACCTGGAACAAGGTAAGTGGATGGAGAAAGTAGAGGGTGATGAAATGATTGCTCTGTCCCTTTAAATCCTGGCTCAGGAGagtttaagaagagaaaaatagccAGGAAAGTTTCCAAGGACAGACCCTACTAATTCtttcccccttcctttcttcctgccttttcCCAATCTTgagctccctccttcctgccagcTCAGCTCCTGGCCTCTTCCCAAGTCCAAGCCAAAAGCCTAAAGCTTAGTAAAATGCCTAAAAAGTGCTATCTGTCCAGCTGATTCAGACAGATACTGATTCAAACAGTCTTGACTGGGCTAGAAAACCTTGTTAATCCAGTTTCCCAGCACTGTTCCAAACATTGATCTCTAGGTACCCTCTGGACTTTCTCTTGCCTCTGGGAAGGTGACAACCTCTTGGGATAGGGAACAGAAATAGGAtactcttttcctatttggaagTCCTAGGCTCCCTTTTTTGCAATTTGAGAGGGCTATGGATATTTCCAGGAGCCAGAAGGAAGTAAAGGAGAGGACAGACTGGTTGCTCAAGACCTCTGGTGGtgtgggaggaaggagggtgAAGATGATGACAGGTGTGGGGCCTGGGGCAGATGGGAGTGAGAGGAGGGATCTCCCAGGGGCTTAGATGTTGGGGGTAATAGGGCATGGATTGTGGCATCAACaatctaaaatataaaagtcaggaaagcccaggcacagtggctgacaccacgcctgtaatcccagtactttaggaggctgaggtgggccgattgcttgagatcaagagttcaagacaagcctgggcagcatagggagatcctgtctctacaaaaaaatagaaaaattagctgggtgtggcagcatccttccagctactcaggaagctgaggtgggaggatggcttgagctcaggagatcaagactgcagggagccaaaattgcgccactacactccagcctgggcaacagtgtgagacaccgtcttgaaaaaacaaaaaacaaacaaaagtcagggaagggtgactttttttttttttgagactgagtgtcgctcagtcgcccaggctagagtgcaatggcgcgatctcagctcactgcaagctccgcctcccgggtttacgccattctccagcctcagcctcccaagtagctgggactacaggtgcctgccaccatgcccggctaatttttttttttttttttttgtatttttagtagagacagggtttcaccatgttggccaggatggtctcgatctcctgacctcgtgatccgcccatcttggcctcccaaagtgctgggattacaggcgtgagccaccgcgcctggccaagggtGACCATTAACAGCCAAGAACATTGCCCCTATTCCTTTTGCTCCAAGTAGATGGATTTTACATCCATATGGTGGATGTAAAATACCCCATCAAGGTGTCTCCCAAATTTCCCATGAGGCCTTGCTGCCCAGAGGATGGGTGAGAGAGGCAGGGGGCCCTATCTGCTCTGTAAATGCTCCCCCCTCCTCAATGACAGACATTGGAACTCCCCAAATACAAGAGAAGTCACTGAGCTCTACATACTGGGTGTGTTGAAGCCTCATTCCCTCCTCCCACTGGACAGACACTGACCTGAGTGTGTGCGGAGGTGACCAGTGAGTGCATCACGCCGGCGGCAGGCATAGTTGCAGAAGGGACATTTAAAGGGCTTCTCCCCAGAGTGCAGCTTGATGTGGCGCAGCAGGTTCCCCTTCTGGGTGAAGGAGGCACCACACTGGTTGCAATGGAAGGGCCTTTCACCTTCAAGTGAAAGAACAAATCCCAGAGGACTGCATGTGAGGAACTTTGAAGGTTGAACCTATCACCCCACCGTCTGCCCTACCTTGCCCAAGGGAAGGTGCTCTGAACACATTGCTGACGGGCAGAAGTGCAATGCACACAAACCCTGATTTATGAAGATCCCTTGGGGATCCCTGGCGTCTTACCCTGGGGAAGGTGTGGATTAGAGGTGTGTGGCAGGGAGAGGGGCCTGGAACACAAGGCCAAAAGACTGTTACCAAAAACTGAGCCCCACAGGGCCCACTCTGCCCTAGGAGCCCAAGGCCCAAGGAAGCTGAGAAGAGaaggcttttgttttctgttttgttgttgttgttgttgttgttttttaattattagatGGGAGGGCCCAAAGAATACCCAGGAGTCTTACCCCTATTGGACCATTGGCTCATTCTTGAGTCTACACTTTCCCCTCCCTCATATACTGAGAAAAATATCACCTTTTCTTTATAACAGCAGTTGAGGAGAGTGCCAGGAAACTAAAGGTATTGAGGGGAATTCAAATTCTgtacccacccccaccctgcctcgTTTTGTCAGCTGGAAAATGTGCTGGGTGAGACCCTTCCCTTTCTGAGGCTACCCACTCCCTGCATGACCTCCTCCAGCCCCATACCTGCTGTTGTCCCAGCACTGCCCCTGCCTCTCAACCCCACCCTGGGAGCTCCTCCCAGAGCCCCTCTGGCTTACTTACCAGTGTGACTGCGCTTGTGCACCATGAGCACGTTGGGTCCAATACAGACCATGCCGCAGACGTCACACTTGAGCTTGCCATTGGGCAGCCGGATGCCCCCAGGGGAGTGAGGCTCTGGCCCACTCCCATCACAGTAGCCCAGGGGCTCAGACAATGAATCTTCCACAATCACGCTGTCGTCCTTTTCCAGGAGCCGCTCATCTGGCCCCAGCAGTCTGCTTGACTCCTCATCGCTGTACATCTCCACCTTGATGGAGTTGGCTGAGGGGTGGGATGGTGTTTAGAATAGAGAGAGGCAAAGGGGGAAGCTGCTCCCAGGCCAGAatggcactctttttttttttttgagatggaatttcgctcttgttgcccaggctggagtgcagtggcacgattttggctcgacgcaacctccgcctcccagattcaagtgattctcctgcctcagcctcctgagtagctgggattacaggcatgtaccatcacacccagctaatttggtatttttagaacagacagggtttctccatgttggtcaggatggtctcgaacttccaacctcaggtgatctgcctgccttggcctcccaaagtgctgggattacaggtgtgagccactgtgcctggcccagaatggCACTCTTAAAGTTTAAGAGGGTGTCTTTAGGCCCTGAGACATTCAAGCCTTAAATGGAACTAACACCCTAGTATCCCTGCTGCTGATATCAGAATCCTACTGGAACCTGAGACAACCTTTTCTCCCACCCACCAGGCAAATAGGCTTCAAGAGAAAAaagttgggctgggtgtggtggctcacgcctgtaatcccagcactttgggaggccaaggcgggtggattcttttgaggtcaggagtttgagaccagcctggccaacatggtgaaaccctgtctttactaaaaatacaaaaattagctgggcatggtggtgtacgcctgtaatcccagctacttcggaggctgaggcaggagaatcgcttgaacttgggaggcagaggttgcagtgagctgagatcacaccactgcagtccagcctgggtgacagagcaagactccatctcaaaaagaaaaaagttggggGTACATAGGATGTCTTCTGTCGCTGAGGAGAGGAGGCGACTAAGGGGAGCTTTTTTCTCTACTCTCTTGTCATGAAGAAAGATGTCTGGCTTGGCCCTGGGCAGGAAGCCGGCAAGTTAACAGTGGCGGGAAAACAGATCTAGGAAGACTGAAGGGGGACAACAGGCCAAAGAGAGCAAACCTGGAAGACAGACATGCTTACAGTTCCCTCCCACCTCATTAGATTGAATCCCTCTACCCCCTCCACGTCCATAAAACTCTGAGGCAGGGCAGGAGGGGTAAAGGAAGGAGGAACCATTGAGGAGAAGGCTTTGGCTCTAGCTCCGACCTACATTCCTGGCTACTCCAACCATTTAGAGAATGTCACAGATCTAGGGCCAGCTGGGGAGAGGCAGTCATGGGGACCCTGTCTGGGTAGGAGAATGGGCTGTGGGGAGACGGGGAggtccttctactctctatttcctaTCTAACTCCACCTGATGACCATTTCTATCTACCTGCTTCTCTAATTCCATAATTTCTCTTTGAAACTTTTACCTTAATCCCACCCATACCTCTTTTAATTCCACCCTAGTCTGCCAGTGACTGACTATTCACTCTCCTTTCAGAAGCCAGAAAAACCCTAGACACTGGGCTCCTTATTGCTCTTAGAGACTAAGCAGGAGACCAGCAGGAGGTGACGATGGGGAAATGGTTGCCAGTGGAAGGTGAATTGAAGGCCAAATGCAACAGGGGGTGCCTACTGCCAGGAGGTGGTAGGAGGTTACACTTACCACTGAGTGAGCGGCTAGGAGAAGAGTGCTGGCTGTTGGGGGTGCTCACCGAGGGCCCCACTGGGGCCCCGAGGAACTCCTTCTCCAGAGATGAGTCCCCGCTACCTTGGAGGAGAGAACAAGAGGGCAGGTAAAGCTGGAGCTGGAGATATCTACTGTCCATTgcctaatcttttttaaaaattcagttaaatTTCACAAACATTTCCTTCATAGCCATGTACAAAGCAGTGTTGTATGCTGGGCACCATACCTTGTGCCCCCACCAGTCTGGATGCCTGGTGCTGCCTTCTGTGAGCTCAGTGGCTGGGCCTTGCCTACCCTACCTTTATCTAGGCCTGAGGGCAAGAGCATCACTGCCTGACGTCCACAGGAAGCAGGGCTGAGGCTGGGTGCGCCAGGGCGGAGAGGAAAATGGGGGCTGCAGAAGGGACAGATGTTCAGGACAGACATTCTTCCCTACTGTTCCTCTCTGGAGCCCCCAGCCGGTTCAGGATCTGCAGGAAAGGTAACTGGAATTGTCCTTGAATCTAATGATAATATTAGTAATCATCATAGCAGCTAATAATATtaattgagtacttactatgtgccaggctttaTTCTGTGCACTTGAaatgaataatttcatttaatcctcacaacaactatATGAAGTAGGTGCTAATATCATGATTTTttcagatgaggcaactgaggtaCAAAAGAGGTTATGTTAGTTGTCTGAGGTTACATAGCTGCTAGTGTGGAACTGGGATCATAGACAGTAAGCGTCCATGTCCTTAACCAGCACCTACACAGCGAATTGGGGGTCACAATCTTAGTAGGGAAGAATTGGGCCTCTTAGACTTTCTAAATTCAGCAAAAATTTGATTACTCTAGAAAGTCTCCTACTGATCTGATTCCAATCACGTGTTTACTATTTGATATTCATTGACAGTTAAGTGATCAACTTATTCTCagtatatttgttttaattttctgataaattgctttgtaaaaatgCTTTTTGAGGCTTtcataatgtttttcaaaatcagATAACATACCTAAAGGAAGATatgaatg
The Pan troglodytes isolate AG18354 chromosome 10, NHGRI_mPanTro3-v2.0_pri, whole genome shotgun sequence genome window above contains:
- the IKZF4 gene encoding zinc finger protein Eos isoform X9, whose product is MYSDEESSRLLGPDERLLEKDDSVIVEDSLSEPLGYCDGSGPEPHSPGGIRLPNGKLKCDVCGMVCIGPNVLMVHKRSHTGERPFHCNQCGASFTQKGNLLRHIKLHSGEKPFKCPFCNYACRRRDALTGHLRTHSVSSPTVGKPYKCNYCGRSYKQQSTLEEHKERCHNYLQSLSTEAQALAGQPGDEIRDLEMVPDSMLHSSSERPTFIDRLANSLTKRKRSTPQKFVGEKQMRFSLSDLPYDVNSGGYEKDVELVAHHSLEPGFGSSLAFVGAEHLRPLRLPPTNCISELTPVISSVYTQMQPLPGRLELPGSREAGEGPEDLADGGPLLYRPRGPLTDPGASPSNGCQDSTDTESNHEDRVAGVVSLPQGPPPQPPPTIVVGRHSPAYAKEDPKPQEGLLRGTPGPSKEVLRVVGESGEPVKAFKCEHCRILFLDHVMFTIHMGCHGFRDPFECNICGYHSQDRYEFSSHIVRGEHKVG
- the IKZF4 gene encoding zinc finger protein Eos isoform X2; amino-acid sequence: MHTPPALPRRFQGGGRVRTPGSHRQGKDNLERDPSGGCVPDFLPQAQDSNHFIMESLFCESNGDSSLEKEFLGAPVGPSVSTPNSQHSSPSRSLSANSIKVEMYSDEESSRLLGPDERLLEKDDSVIVEDSLSEPLGYCDGSGPEPHSPGGIRLPNGKLKCDVCGMVCIGPNVLMVHKRSHTGERPFHCNQCGASFTQKGNLLRHIKLHSGEKPFKCPFCNYACRRRDALTGHLRTHSVSSPTVGKPYKCNYCGRSYKQQSTLEEHKERCHNYLQSLSTEAQALAGQPGDEIRDLEMVPDSMLHSSSERPTFIDRLANSLTKRKRSTPQKFVGEKQMRFSLSDLPYDVNSGGYEKDVELVAHHSLEPGFGSSLAFVGAEHLRPLRLPPTNCISELTPVISSVYTQMQPLPGRLELPGSREAGEGPEDLADGGPLLYRPRGPLTDPGASPSNGCQDSTDTESNHEDRVAGVVSLPQGPPPQPPPTIVVGRHSPAYAKEDPKPQEGLLRGTPGPSKEVLRVVGESGEPVKAFKCEHCRILFLDHVMFTIHMGCHGFRDPFECNICGYHSQDRYEFSSHIVRGEHKVG
- the IKZF4 gene encoding zinc finger protein Eos isoform X5, which produces MDIEDCNGRSYMSGSGDSSLEKEFLGAPVGPSVSTPNSQHSSPSRSLSANSIKVEMYSDEESSRLLGPDERLLEKDDSVIVEDSLSEPLGYCDGSGPEPHSPGGIRLPNGKLKCDVCGMVCIGPNVLMVHKRSHTGERPFHCNQCGASFTQKGNLLRHIKLHSGEKPFKCPFCNYACRRRDALTGHLRTHSVSSPTVGKPYKCNYCGRSYKQQSTLEEHKERCHNYLQSLSTEAQALAGQPGDEIRDLEMVPDSMLHSSSERPTFIDRLANSLTKRKRSTPQKFVGEKQMRFSLSDLPYDVNSGGYEKDVELVAHHSLEPGFGSSLAFVGAEHLRPLRLPPTNCISELTPVISSVYTQMQPLPGRLELPGSREAGEGPEDLADGGPLLYRPRGPLTDPGASPSNGCQDSTDTESNHEDRVAGVVSLPQGPPPQPPPTIVVGRHSPAYAKEDPKPQEGLLRGTPGPSKEVLRVVGESGEPVKAFKCEHCRILFLDHVMFTIHMGCHGFRDPFECNICGYHSQDRYEFSSHIVRGEHKVG
- the IKZF4 gene encoding zinc finger protein Eos isoform X6 yields the protein MESLFCESSGDSSLEKEFLGAPVGPSVSTPNSQHSSPSRSLSANSIKVEMYSDEESSRLLGPDERLLEKDDSVIVEDSLSEPLGYCDGSGPEPHSPGGIRLPNGKLKCDVCGMVCIGPNVLMVHKRSHTGERPFHCNQCGASFTQKGNLLRHIKLHSGEKPFKCPFCNYACRRRDALTGHLRTHSVSSPTVGKPYKCNYCGRSYKQQSTLEEHKERCHNYLQSLSTEAQALAGQPGDEIRDLEMVPDSMLHSSSERPTFIDRLANSLTKRKRSTPQKFVGEKQMRFSLSDLPYDVNSGGYEKDVELVAHHSLEPGFGSSLAFVGAEHLRPLRLPPTNCISELTPVISSVYTQMQPLPGRLELPGSREAGEGPEDLADGGPLLYRPRGPLTDPGASPSNGCQDSTDTESNHEDRVAGVVSLPQGPPPQPPPTIVVGRHSPAYAKEDPKPQEGLLRGTPGPSKEVLRVVGESGEPVKAFKCEHCRILFLDHVMFTIHMGCHGFRDPFECNICGYHSQDRYEFSSHIVRGEHKVG